A DNA window from Bradyrhizobium sp. CCBAU 53421 contains the following coding sequences:
- a CDS encoding NAD(P)H-binding protein has protein sequence MGGIGRSLTECLIDKGHKVRALVRREDARAEALRQLGAEVVQGDLTDLAAMHRAIEGCRRIYFGMSVSAAYLEATVNVAAVARHHGVEAFVNMSQMTVSQMSINETTDSPQHKLHWLAEQALAWSGLPVVTVRPTVFLEGFFLTIAARGVRASDTLALPMGDGKTSPISAVDVARAVAVILDDPAPHIGQIYDLTGPESADLNDHARAFSEALGRSIQYRDVPLSAWSEGLRRAGFPEHVVSHLSAMTELNKEGRYDRMTDTVRKLTGQAPMNMRDFVKLHAAEFK, from the coding sequence GTGGGCGGCATCGGCCGTAGCCTCACCGAATGCCTGATCGACAAGGGCCACAAGGTACGCGCCCTGGTTCGGCGCGAGGACGCCCGCGCCGAAGCTCTGCGGCAACTCGGCGCCGAGGTCGTACAGGGCGACCTGACGGACCTCGCCGCAATGCACCGCGCCATCGAAGGCTGCAGGCGCATCTATTTCGGAATGTCGGTCTCGGCGGCCTACCTGGAGGCCACCGTTAACGTCGCCGCTGTGGCCCGCCACCACGGTGTCGAGGCTTTCGTGAACATGTCGCAGATGACGGTCTCGCAGATGAGCATCAACGAGACCACCGACAGTCCGCAACACAAGCTGCATTGGCTGGCGGAGCAGGCCCTGGCTTGGTCGGGCCTGCCGGTCGTCACGGTGCGGCCGACGGTCTTCCTCGAGGGCTTCTTTCTCACGATCGCCGCCCGCGGCGTGCGGGCCTCCGACACGCTGGCGCTGCCGATGGGTGACGGCAAGACCTCGCCGATCTCGGCTGTCGACGTGGCGCGCGCGGTTGCCGTCATCCTCGACGATCCCGCGCCGCATATCGGCCAGATCTACGATCTGACGGGACCGGAATCCGCCGACTTGAACGATCATGCGCGTGCTTTCTCCGAAGCGCTCGGCAGGTCGATCCAATATCGCGACGTCCCGCTCTCCGCCTGGAGCGAAGGCCTGCGGCGAGCGGGGTTTCCTGAGCACGTCGTCAGCCATCTCTCGGCCATGACCGAGTTGAACAAGGAGGGGCGTTACGACCGCATGACGGATACCGTGCGAAAGCTGACTGGCCAGGCACCCATGAACATGCGCGATTTCGTGAAACTTCATGCCGCCGAATTCAAGTAA
- a CDS encoding DUF2798 domain-containing protein: MALSPKLVGPSISLITGLITSSSMSFVGLALNYGFQPDFALRWLKAAATSYLVIVPMLIIVVPRIQRFVMRQAGLPIR; the protein is encoded by the coding sequence ATGGCCCTTTCCCCGAAACTGGTGGGACCGTCGATTTCCCTGATCACCGGCCTGATCACGTCGTCCAGCATGTCGTTCGTTGGTCTCGCCTTGAACTATGGGTTTCAGCCCGACTTTGCTCTGCGCTGGCTGAAGGCCGCGGCAACGAGCTACCTCGTGATAGTCCCGATGCTGATCATTGTCGTCCCGCGGATTCAGCGCTTCGTCATGCGGCAGGCCGGATTGCCAATCCGCTAA
- a CDS encoding TetR family transcriptional regulator, with protein sequence MKAADALWQSGGEEAVTIRGVAAEAATTTPTVYSYYADREALLMALRKLAFQRFSAHLAKSRDFHDMCARHLEFGTNQPRDYELLYGRGWMERVTTGAQASEIERYTTHIVRAGVDESKAAHVAYPIMMMLHGVVMHRLLNKKPGPLGRTIAAACLDACMTLLESARQGK encoded by the coding sequence TTGAAGGCCGCAGACGCGCTGTGGCAGTCGGGCGGCGAGGAGGCCGTGACGATACGCGGCGTCGCGGCGGAAGCAGCTACCACGACGCCGACGGTCTATAGCTATTACGCCGACCGGGAGGCGTTGCTGATGGCGTTGCGCAAGCTTGCTTTCCAGCGCTTCTCTGCCCACTTGGCAAAATCGCGCGACTTCCACGACATGTGTGCACGACATCTCGAGTTCGGCACCAACCAACCCCGGGATTATGAACTGCTCTACGGGCGCGGCTGGATGGAGCGCGTCACAACGGGTGCGCAAGCCAGCGAGATCGAACGATACACCACCCATATCGTGCGCGCCGGTGTCGATGAAAGCAAAGCCGCGCACGTCGCTTATCCGATCATGATGATGCTGCACGGCGTGGTGATGCATCGGCTCTTGAACAAGAAGCCGGGGCCGCTTGGCCGAACGATTGCTGCAGCCTGTCTCGATGCCTGCATGACGCTGCTCGAAAGTGCGCGGCAGGGGAAATAG
- a CDS encoding LysR family transcriptional regulator — protein MATREDAARVRLRRSLKLRDLYTLTIVAELGSMAKAATFLAVTQPAVSQAIADLERFAGVRLLDRGPRGAVLTAAGEALVARGRQALDTLDLGMRDIAFLTDGGRGVVRVGADMAFIAGGLMADIITHLRTRYPGIAVHVFETSMRVSAPEYHSLMERGVDVLLGRRPHENIDGELFVEHLLEEKLKVVASSTHHLARRNEVSWSDLTGETWILAATDSIARLILEDQFRQRGLPVPDAAVATYSMQLRLQLVATGKYLTVISEHAYHHAADRWQLHALPLECSQTLPIVIQRLKHRSTTPVVERFLKSARAVILAIRKR, from the coding sequence ATGGCTACGCGAGAAGACGCCGCGAGGGTTCGGCTTCGGCGGTCACTGAAGCTGCGTGACCTTTACACGCTCACCATCGTCGCCGAACTTGGTAGTATGGCGAAAGCTGCCACGTTCTTGGCAGTTACGCAGCCCGCAGTATCGCAGGCTATCGCCGACCTTGAGCGGTTCGCCGGCGTTCGTTTGCTTGACCGCGGTCCGCGCGGGGCGGTGCTGACCGCAGCTGGCGAAGCCTTAGTCGCCCGCGGGCGCCAGGCGCTCGATACACTCGATCTCGGTATGCGCGATATCGCGTTCCTGACCGATGGTGGCCGAGGCGTCGTACGTGTCGGCGCCGACATGGCTTTCATCGCCGGAGGGTTGATGGCTGACATCATCACGCATCTCCGAACCCGCTATCCCGGCATTGCTGTGCATGTCTTTGAGACCAGCATGCGCGTCTCGGCGCCCGAGTACCATTCACTCATGGAGCGCGGCGTAGACGTTCTTCTAGGGCGGCGGCCGCACGAAAACATCGACGGCGAATTGTTTGTCGAACATCTGCTCGAGGAGAAACTTAAGGTCGTAGCAAGTTCGACCCATCATCTTGCGCGGCGGAACGAGGTCAGCTGGAGTGATTTGACGGGAGAGACGTGGATTCTTGCTGCTACTGACAGCATTGCCCGTCTCATCCTGGAAGATCAATTCAGGCAACGAGGACTGCCGGTGCCGGATGCCGCGGTCGCGACCTACTCGATGCAACTACGCCTGCAACTTGTGGCGACGGGCAAATATTTAACCGTCATATCTGAACACGCCTATCACCATGCCGCCGACCGGTGGCAATTGCACGCGCTGCCGCTCGAATGTTCGCAGACGCTTCCGATCGTAATCCAACGGTTGAAACACAGATCGACCACGCCTGTGGTCGAAAGGTTTTTGAAATCAGCGCGCGCAGTGATCCTCGCAATACGAAAGCGGTAG
- a CDS encoding flavodoxin family protein → MITVAIVFHSGNGHTLKQAKAVAEGVQGVDGARAQLISVEKFDDHWGDLEKAEAIIFGAPTYMGSASAEFKRFMDASSKVWYAQGWKDKIAAGFTNSASQSGDKLNTLLQFVIFAGQHSMTWINSGMLPGNNNSKGSIEDLNRLGGFIGAMAQSNFDEPADVAPPATDLRTAAKFGARVAEATIRWTDGRKAPAAQSAVSKFEAVHAT, encoded by the coding sequence ATGATTACTGTCGCAATCGTCTTTCACTCGGGCAACGGGCACACTCTCAAGCAGGCGAAAGCCGTTGCTGAAGGCGTACAGGGTGTCGATGGAGCTCGCGCCCAGCTCATTTCAGTCGAGAAGTTCGACGACCACTGGGGCGATCTCGAAAAGGCCGAAGCAATCATCTTCGGTGCGCCGACCTACATGGGCAGCGCTTCGGCCGAGTTCAAACGATTCATGGATGCTTCGAGCAAGGTTTGGTACGCCCAAGGTTGGAAGGACAAGATCGCTGCGGGCTTCACCAATTCGGCGAGCCAAAGCGGCGACAAACTCAACACGCTGCTCCAGTTCGTGATATTCGCCGGTCAGCACAGTATGACGTGGATCAACTCCGGCATGTTGCCGGGCAACAACAACTCCAAGGGAAGCATCGAGGATCTGAATCGCCTTGGCGGCTTCATCGGTGCCATGGCGCAGAGCAACTTCGACGAGCCGGCCGACGTCGCCCCTCCTGCGACCGACCTGCGCACGGCGGCCAAATTCGGCGCGCGGGTTGCGGAGGCGACAATACGCTGGACTGACGGCAGGAAGGCCCCCGCGGCACAATCAGCCGTCAGCAAGTTCGAAGCTGTCCACGCGACCTGA
- a CDS encoding DUF899 family protein produces the protein MALKGKPRDMKEWRQVLLDPNVRFPGESSDYRRARNELLEAEAELRLLNEKVAAKRRALPAGGLIKEDYVFESAAYGNKVKFSELFAPGKNSLVIYNMMFPRWPKDQRAGAAEGKTAELPLVEQPCPSCTSVVDGLEGAAFHLAERTNLVVIAKTSPDRLGTYANERGWRNIRLLSSRNNSFNRDYHAETPDGVQLAVLHVFSRDHDGIRHHWASEGVFKRGDTSPIDPIWPIYGVLDLTREGRGDSAAYPNLQY, from the coding sequence ATGGCTCTCAAAGGCAAACCACGCGACATGAAGGAGTGGCGGCAAGTTCTCCTCGACCCGAATGTTCGATTTCCCGGCGAGTCGAGTGACTACCGGCGCGCGCGCAATGAGCTTCTGGAGGCGGAGGCAGAGCTTCGGCTTCTGAACGAGAAGGTCGCCGCCAAGCGGCGAGCACTCCCGGCGGGCGGCCTCATCAAGGAAGACTACGTCTTCGAATCTGCAGCCTACGGCAACAAGGTGAAGTTCTCGGAGTTGTTCGCACCGGGCAAGAACTCGCTGGTCATCTACAACATGATGTTCCCGCGCTGGCCGAAAGATCAACGAGCGGGCGCCGCAGAAGGCAAGACAGCGGAGCTGCCCCTTGTCGAGCAGCCTTGTCCGTCGTGCACCTCCGTGGTCGACGGACTCGAGGGCGCTGCCTTTCACCTCGCTGAGCGCACGAATCTTGTCGTGATCGCGAAGACAAGTCCCGACCGACTCGGCACCTACGCAAATGAGCGCGGGTGGCGCAACATTCGGCTGTTGTCCTCGCGCAACAATAGCTTCAATCGCGACTACCACGCAGAAACACCGGACGGCGTTCAGCTTGCGGTCTTGCACGTGTTTTCTCGCGACCACGACGGCATACGTCACCATTGGGCGAGCGAAGGGGTATTCAAGCGCGGCGACACCAGTCCGATCGATCCGATCTGGCCGATCTATGGAGTTCTGGATTTGACACGCGAGGGGCGTGGAGACAGCGCCGCCTATCCCAATCTGCAGTACTAG
- a CDS encoding alpha/beta fold hydrolase — translation MTGLLPKHARRGQLRLRKIAGIDMTPTPKHHTVRVNGIRMHFAEAGEGPPVVLLHGYPETWYAWRKQWPDLARDYRVIMPDLRGYGDTDKPDIGYDKRTMAEDIRQFVAHLGYHRIALVGHDRGARVATRFAKDHRGVVDRLAVLDNIPTRVVFNATDARLARLYWFFHFQQVPHLPEALIQGREEIFLRHFYSTWCYDPRAIEDAAVAEYVRAYSQPGALRGAFNDYRAGPVDLEQDIEDQGSLIDCPVLAIWGSEFELVGKAFDVLEVWKGLARNVRGVAIPECGHLPQEEQPERVNQELRDFLRGWGG, via the coding sequence ATGACTGGACTGCTGCCGAAGCATGCGCGGCGGGGCCAGCTTCGTCTTCGTAAGATTGCAGGCATCGACATGACACCAACGCCGAAGCACCACACCGTTCGCGTCAACGGGATCCGAATGCATTTCGCGGAGGCTGGGGAAGGCCCGCCCGTCGTCCTGCTCCACGGCTACCCCGAGACGTGGTACGCGTGGCGCAAGCAATGGCCCGATCTGGCCCGCGACTACCGCGTCATCATGCCGGATCTGCGCGGCTACGGCGACACCGACAAGCCCGACATCGGCTATGACAAGCGGACGATGGCGGAAGATATCCGGCAGTTTGTCGCACATCTCGGCTATCACCGGATCGCCCTCGTCGGCCATGATCGCGGCGCCCGGGTCGCGACGCGCTTCGCCAAGGATCATCGGGGCGTGGTCGATCGGCTGGCGGTACTGGACAACATCCCGACTCGCGTAGTCTTCAATGCGACAGACGCGAGGCTCGCCAGGCTTTACTGGTTCTTCCACTTCCAGCAGGTCCCGCATCTGCCCGAAGCGTTGATTCAGGGGCGCGAGGAAATCTTCCTTCGTCATTTCTACAGCACGTGGTGCTACGACCCTCGTGCCATCGAAGACGCCGCGGTCGCCGAGTATGTCCGCGCCTACTCCCAGCCTGGTGCCCTACGCGGAGCGTTCAACGACTATCGGGCGGGACCGGTCGATCTGGAGCAGGACATCGAGGACCAGGGCAGTCTGATCGATTGCCCGGTGTTGGCAATCTGGGGATCCGAGTTTGAACTCGTCGGCAAAGCCTTTGATGTATTGGAGGTTTGGAAGGGGTTGGCGCGCAATGTGCGCGGCGTCGCCATCCCCGAGTGCGGGCATCTCCCTCAGGAGGAACAGCCGGAACGCGTGAATCAGGAACTGCGCGACTTCCTTCGCGGATGGGGCGGGTGA
- a CDS encoding FAD-dependent monooxygenase, translating to MDKDTALVCIVGAGPAGLVLAHILHQSNISFVILEREQSGELRSRTKAGLIEQRAVAALRPFGLADTITERGGRNGICEFRIDGEVIVCDYGAPSDDGQGHYIYPQQELVGDWADALVAKGGQIRFGVKVVDVAENETDVEVRAVTAANDEPFTVRAEAVVACDGAGSVVARAAGFETFEVAHPFRWLAVIAAIAPPSPRTVYALHPRGFAGQFRRSATSTRYYLEVPITDKLADWPDERIWAELEERMAIPDQLPLVRGNLIERDFLDLRVRVREPMQRGRIFLAGDAAHMVTPAGAKGMNMAIQDAIELAAGLCERYGGAANGDRLGSYTASRLPDIWRYQEFSNWMLSILHAGPAGQTDKQDFVHRLRRARLDRMINDPVYARWFGRTYSGS from the coding sequence ATGGATAAAGATACCGCGTTGGTGTGCATCGTTGGCGCTGGTCCCGCTGGGCTAGTGCTCGCCCATATCCTTCACCAGTCGAACATCTCGTTCGTGATCCTGGAACGTGAGCAATCAGGCGAGCTGCGCAGCCGGACGAAAGCCGGACTGATTGAGCAACGCGCAGTCGCCGCACTCCGACCCTTCGGTCTTGCCGACACCATCACGGAGCGCGGAGGCCGCAATGGAATCTGCGAATTCCGTATTGATGGCGAAGTTATCGTCTGCGATTACGGAGCTCCCAGCGATGATGGTCAGGGGCACTACATCTACCCGCAGCAGGAGCTTGTCGGCGACTGGGCTGACGCGCTCGTCGCAAAAGGCGGTCAAATTCGCTTCGGAGTAAAGGTCGTCGATGTCGCGGAGAACGAGACCGATGTGGAGGTGCGGGCGGTTACGGCAGCGAACGATGAACCTTTCACAGTCCGGGCCGAAGCTGTCGTGGCCTGCGACGGCGCTGGAAGCGTGGTCGCGCGGGCGGCCGGGTTCGAGACGTTCGAGGTCGCCCACCCGTTCCGTTGGCTTGCGGTCATTGCTGCAATTGCCCCGCCAAGCCCTCGCACCGTTTACGCGCTGCACCCTAGAGGGTTCGCGGGGCAGTTTCGGCGCTCCGCGACGTCGACAAGGTATTATTTAGAAGTGCCCATTACCGACAAGCTTGCCGACTGGCCTGACGAACGCATTTGGGCGGAGCTGGAAGAGCGCATGGCTATTCCCGACCAGTTACCCCTGGTTCGCGGCAATCTCATCGAGCGGGATTTCCTCGATCTGCGCGTTCGTGTTCGCGAACCGATGCAGCGGGGCCGTATATTCCTCGCCGGTGATGCAGCTCATATGGTGACGCCGGCGGGTGCGAAAGGCATGAATATGGCTATTCAGGATGCGATCGAACTCGCGGCCGGCCTATGTGAACGTTACGGCGGCGCTGCCAATGGCGACCGCCTCGGGAGTTACACCGCTTCGCGGCTCCCGGACATCTGGCGGTATCAGGAGTTCTCAAACTGGATGCTTAGCATTCTTCATGCCGGACCTGCCGGGCAGACGGACAAACAGGACTTTGTTCATCGATTGCGCCGCGCGCGGCTTGATCGAATGATCAATGACCCGGTCTACGCCCGTTGGTTCGGACGCACCTACAGCGGCTCTTGA
- a CDS encoding autotransporter domain-containing protein produces MQVFGVQVSEQDRTPAGAIVPCRIGARAGSMARVMLWALLLGAILMPRTGQAQDATWSAHPVSNDWTDSANWSSNFPPTGTATFGASSQTAITALQIVSVGTIVLNSDAPAYRFSVGLNFTDRGIVNNSNFAPVFDSGISFSNASSAGNAIINTTSGGAFFSNTSTAGNATINNGSTVHFADSSSAGNATINSLNSIVSEILFFNTSSAGNAHITNGFSLTFQDISTAANAVIANPGGDVIFAGSSTAANASITNNRIVNFEFSSTAANAHITNFSNGSLFFGDASSAGNATIINNAGGQTFFSAQATGGNARFITAAGGVFDMSHLTSAGTTAGSIEGAGSYVFGAKTLTVGSNNLSTEVSGVISGTGGGLAKVGTGTLTLSGVNTYTGATTINAGTLAVNGSIAQSAVSVNGGGTLAGAGTVGATTIAGGGTVSPGGGAGGAIGTLNIAGSMAMLPGAIYALDLNAAGRSDRIVASGAANLSGGTVRLTSVNGFLLNTPYTILTAAGGRTGMFSGVMSGTSGFAFIAPSLTYDANDVFLTFARNNVRFASAAQTRNQIATGAALDGLGRGPAFNALAFSTTPAQARSAFDQLSGELHASAVGAMLDESRDVRDAVIGRLRQSFGSADRPSVTLAGIGPQAVAIDGGGALAYAGEPAFKAAPKFLPQESVMTAWAQAVGDWGHTGSDGNAAALRRETGGVISGVDATFDARWRAGFAGGYTQSLLHVDDRRSAATINNYHLALYGGGQLDAWALRGGAAFTAHSIDTDRAIAFPGFFDVAKASYDAHTAQVFGEIGRGFALGRVALEPFAGLAYVHLDTGHFTETGSAALSGGGDALATAFTTLGLRGEGAVALADGKPLTVRGTLGWRHAFGDVRPETLLAFSGGGTPFTVAGVPIARDALLVESGLGFNLARNASVGLMYSGQLARDSHDHTAKGEINWKF; encoded by the coding sequence GTGCAGGTCTTTGGGGTGCAGGTCTCAGAACAGGACAGGACGCCGGCCGGCGCGATTGTTCCATGCCGGATAGGCGCGCGCGCGGGTTCGATGGCCCGCGTCATGCTCTGGGCGTTGCTGCTCGGCGCAATCCTGATGCCGCGGACGGGCCAGGCGCAGGACGCGACGTGGAGCGCCCATCCTGTCTCGAACGACTGGACCGATTCCGCCAACTGGAGTTCCAACTTCCCGCCGACGGGGACGGCGACCTTCGGTGCCTCCAGCCAGACCGCGATCACGGCTCTGCAAATAGTCTCGGTTGGCACGATTGTGTTGAACAGCGATGCGCCGGCCTACAGGTTCAGTGTGGGCTTGAATTTTACCGACCGGGGAATCGTCAACAATTCAAACTTTGCTCCGGTTTTCGATAGCGGGATTAGTTTTAGTAACGCCAGTTCGGCCGGCAACGCCATCATCAACACGACTTCTGGCGGGGCATTCTTCAGCAACACCAGCACCGCGGGCAATGCCACGATCAACAACGGCAGCACCGTTCACTTTGCGGACAGCAGCTCGGCCGGCAACGCCACCATCAACAGTCTCAATTCTATTGTTTCCGAGATACTTTTTTTCAACACCAGCTCGGCTGGCAACGCCCATATCACCAACGGCTTCTCTCTGACCTTTCAGGACATCAGCACGGCGGCTAACGCGGTCATTGCCAACCCTGGCGGCGACGTGATTTTCGCCGGCAGCAGCACGGCTGCCAACGCAAGCATCACGAACAACAGAATTGTGAATTTTGAATTTTCCAGTACCGCCGCCAATGCCCATATCACGAACTTCAGCAACGGCAGCCTCTTTTTTGGTGATGCCAGCAGCGCCGGCAATGCAACGATCATCAACAACGCCGGTGGGCAGACATTCTTTAGTGCTCAAGCCACGGGGGGTAATGCGCGTTTCATCACCGCTGCCGGCGGCGTGTTCGATATGTCGCATTTGACAAGCGCCGGCACGACGGCGGGCTCCATCGAGGGGGCGGGGTCTTACGTGTTCGGCGCAAAAACGCTGACGGTCGGCTCCAACAATCTCTCCACGGAGGTGTCCGGCGTCATCAGCGGCACCGGCGGCGGCCTTGCCAAGGTCGGCACCGGCACGCTGACGCTGTCAGGTGTTAACACCTACACGGGCGCCACCACGATCAATGCCGGAACGCTCGCCGTCAACGGCTCGATCGCGCAATCCGCAGTGAGCGTCAACGGCGGCGGCACGCTCGCCGGCGCCGGCACTGTCGGCGCGACCACGATCGCCGGCGGTGGCACGGTCTCGCCTGGCGGTGGCGCGGGTGGCGCGATCGGCACACTCAATATTGCCGGCAGCATGGCTATGCTGCCGGGCGCCATCTACGCCCTCGACCTCAACGCGGCCGGACGGAGCGACAGGATCGTTGCGAGTGGAGCAGCCAATCTTTCCGGCGGAACCGTGCGACTGACGTCGGTGAACGGTTTCCTCCTCAACACGCCCTACACGATTCTGACCGCCGCGGGAGGAAGGACCGGCATGTTCTCGGGCGTCATGTCCGGCACCAGCGGCTTCGCCTTCATCGCGCCCAGCCTGACCTATGATGCAAACGACGTGTTCCTGACGTTTGCGCGCAACAATGTGCGGTTTGCGAGCGCAGCGCAAACGCGCAACCAGATCGCGACGGGGGCCGCCTTAGACGGCCTCGGCCGCGGGCCGGCGTTCAACGCGCTCGCCTTCAGTACGACGCCGGCGCAGGCGCGTTCTGCGTTCGACCAGCTCTCCGGCGAGTTACACGCGAGCGCGGTGGGCGCAATGCTCGATGAGTCACGCGATGTCCGTGACGCCGTGATCGGCCGGCTGCGGCAGTCTTTCGGCAGCGCGGACAGACCGTCCGTGACGCTCGCCGGCATCGGTCCTCAGGCCGTCGCGATCGACGGCGGCGGCGCCTTGGCCTACGCGGGCGAACCGGCCTTCAAGGCAGCGCCGAAATTCTTGCCGCAGGAGAGCGTGATGACCGCCTGGGCGCAAGCGGTCGGCGATTGGGGACACACAGGCAGCGACGGCAATGCCGCCGCGCTCAGGCGCGAGACCGGCGGCGTCATCTCCGGTGTCGACGCCACCTTCGACGCGCGCTGGCGGGCCGGCTTTGCCGGCGGCTACACCCAGTCCTTGCTGCATGTCGATGACCGCCGCTCCGCCGCCACCATCAACAATTATCACCTCGCGCTCTATGGCGGCGGCCAGCTTGACGCCTGGGCTCTGCGCGGCGGCGCCGCCTTCACCGCGCACAGCATCGATACCGATCGCGCGATCGCGTTTCCCGGCTTCTTCGACGTCGCCAAGGCGAGCTACGACGCCCACACCGCCCAGGTGTTCGGCGAGATCGGCCGCGGCTTCGCGCTCGGCCGTGTCGCGCTCGAGCCGTTCGCGGGGCTGGCCTATGTGCATCTCGACACCGGCCATTTTACCGAGACCGGCAGCGCGGCGCTGAGCGGCGGCGGCGACGCCTTGGCTACCGCCTTCACCACGCTCGGGCTGCGCGGCGAGGGCGCGGTAGCGCTGGCTGACGGCAAGCCGCTGACGGTGCGCGGCACGCTCGGCTGGCGGCACGCGTTCGGCGATGTGAGGCCGGAAACGCTGCTGGCGTTTTCCGGCGGCGGCACGCCGTTCACGGTTGCCGGCGTGCCGATCGCGCGCGATGCGTTGCTGGTCGAATCGGGCCTCGGCTTCAACCTGGCGCGCAACGCCAGCGTTGGCCTGATGTATTCGGGACAGCTTGCGCGTGATTCGCACGATCACACCGCCAAGGGCGAGATCAACTGGAAATTCTAG